The DNA window CCTGCCGGACCGGGCGCTCGTGGAGGCGCTGCTGCGCCCGCCGCTGCGGCTGCGGGGCGGCCGGGTCACCGCCACCTCCGGCGACGCGCTGCCGGAACCGGTGGCCCGGGCGGTGGCCCGGGTCCGCGCCGAGTACGGCGACCGCCCGTTCCAGGCGCCCGAGGCGCACCGCCTGGCCGATCTCGGCCTCGGCCCCCGCGAGATCGGGGCGGCGGTGCGTGCGGGCGCCCTGCTCCGGCTCGCCGACAACGTGGTGCTGCTGCCCGGCGCCCTGGACGACGCGGTGCGGGTGCTCGCCGGGCTGCCGCAGCCGTTCACGCTCAGCGCCGCCCGGCAGGCGCTGGACACCACCCGCCGCGTGGCGGTGCCGCTGCTGGAACTGCTCGACCGGCGGGGCGCCACGCGGCGGCTGCCCGACGACGCCCGCGAGGTGGTCCACCCGGGCGGGTGAGCCAAGCGGCACCGGCGGCCCCACCCGGTCACCTACCGTGACGCCATGGACCCCTCCGCGGTCTGGCGGGACAGGAACCACCGGTGGCGCATCGAGGCGTACCGGGCACCGGACCTACGGTTCGCCATCTTCGCCACGAACGGCACCACCGAGTCGGCGCCGCTGTGGCTGTTCGGGATGGGCGCGCTGGCCCGGTGGCTCATGACCCACGCGATCTCCCTGGACGACCTGGAGACCGACTGATGGCCGGCCAGCTTGTCCTGGTGCTGGTCCTGGTGCTGGTCAACGCGGCGCTGTCCGGCAGCGAGATGGCCATCGTGACGCTGCGCGAGGCGCAGCTGCGACGGCTGGGCCGGACCGGGCGCAGCGGGGCGCGGCTGACCCGGCTGGCCCGGGAGCCGAACCGCTACCTGGCCACCATCCAGCTGGGCATCACCCTGGCCGGGTTCCTCGCCTCGGCGGCCGCCGCGGTGTCCCTGGCGGAGCCGCTGGTCGGCCCGCTGGGCTTTCTGGGCCGGGCCGCCAGCCCGGTGGCCGTGGTGCTGGTGACGGTGGCGCTGACCTTCGTGACGCTGGTCGTCGGCGAGCTGGCCCCGAAGCGGCTGGCCATGCAGTCGGCGGAACGCTGGGCGCTGCTCAGCGCCGCGCCGCTGGACCTGCTCGCCCGGCTGTCCCGCCCGGCGGTGTGGCTGCTCAGCCGGGCCACCGACCTGCTGGTCCGGCTGGCCGGCGGCGATCCCCGGGCGAACCGGCAGGAGGTGACCGAGGAGGAGCTGCGGGAGATGCTGGTCAGCCAGCGCGGGCTCTCCGCGCAGCAGCGGGAGATCCTGTCCGGGGCGTTCGACATCGCCGGCCGTACCCTGCGGGAGATCCTGGTGCCGCGCCGGGAGGTCACCATGCTGCCGGTGGATCTGTCGGCCGCCGAGGCCATGCGCCGGCTGGCCGCCACCGGCCGGTCCCGCGCGCCGGTGACCGGTCCCGGCGGGCTGGACGACGTGCGCGGGGTGGTGCACATCCGTGACCTGGTCGACGCCGACGGGGCGGGGGTCGGGCAGCGCGCCCGGCCGC is part of the Micromonospora halotolerans genome and encodes:
- a CDS encoding hemolysin family protein, which gives rise to MAGQLVLVLVLVLVNAALSGSEMAIVTLREAQLRRLGRTGRSGARLTRLAREPNRYLATIQLGITLAGFLASAAAAVSLAEPLVGPLGFLGRAASPVAVVLVTVALTFVTLVVGELAPKRLAMQSAERWALLSAAPLDLLARLSRPAVWLLSRATDLLVRLAGGDPRANRQEVTEEELREMLVSQRGLSAQQREILSGAFDIAGRTLREILVPRREVTMLPVDLSAAEAMRRLAATGRSRAPVTGPGGLDDVRGVVHIRDLVDADGAGVGQRARPPVLLPGTLPVADAMRQLRQRREQLALVIDEFGGVDGLVTMEDLLEEVVGELYDETDRDVHQAVREPDGALLLPGDFPLHDLPDAGVQVTFPLTREYTTVAGLVLAGLGHLPTGPGERIRLPGLTVEVVEVSDRTIRRVRLRGPAAGCRAE